TGGAGTGACGCAGGAAAACTGACGGATGAACTGATTATTGAGCGTATGTTGTTAGTATATAAAGCTCGAAATAATAATTTGTTTTCTTATTTAGAAAAAATGTTGTCTTCAGAGAAAGCAAAAATACAGGCAAAGCATATTGTTGAGTTATTTAATGAACCTGATTCGTTAAATGAGTACTCTGCAAAAAATGAAGCCACTGAATTTACTAAGCAACTAACGCTTATTTCTATAGAAAGAGAAGCAAGAAAAAACCCTAAAAAAGCGATTGAAATGTTGCCTGAATTAGTGAAAAAGCAACAATTCAGTTCAGATGAACATATTGCGATAAAGAAACGAATAGTCAGTAGCATCATGTCTACAGATTCGGCTTCTTTAGCTGCTTGGCGTGATACTGAGTTAGAAACAAATCCAGAAGATTCATTTGTAGAGCGACGAATTAGGGTTGCAATAAGAGCCGCTGATTGGAATGACGTTAGTAAATGGATCGGTTATTTAACACCAAGTGCAAAAAAATCGTTACGTTGGCAGTTTTGGATTGCTCGTATAGAAAGCGAAGAGGGAAAACAATCAGCCGCTGATGCTCGCCTCAAAAAGCTACTTGGTCAGCGTGATTTTTATAGTGTTGCGGCTGCGAATATTTTAGGTGAACCGATTCAATATTCTATGGATAAAGCATCAAAGAATACTAAAGCCGTCGCCGGAAAGTATAAAAATGAATTAAATCGAATTAAAGAACTTATTGCGATTGATGAAATCTCAACAGCCAAAAGTGAGTGGGAATATTTATTAGTCCGCTCTTCTAAAAAAGAAGTAAAGGAGTTAGCAAGCTATGCTGCTCAGCACCGTTGGCATCACTTTACAGTGCTTGCAACCATTAAAGGGAAGATGTGGGGTTACTTAAGTTTACGATTTCCTATTGCTCATCAGTGGTGGTTTGGGCATTACAGTAAAGAGTTGGGTTTAGATAAAATAACGCTTATGTCTTTGTCTCGCCAAGAAAGTGCGTTATACGCAGAAGCTCAATCTCCGGTTGGGGCGCGAGGATTAATGCAAATTATGCCAGCGACGGCAAAATATACAGCAAAGAAAATTGATTATGATAAATATGAGGGTGTGAGTAGCCTTAATAATGTGGATGTGAATATACACATTGGTTCTAATTATCTAAAAGGATTGTTAGATGATTATGATGGAAATCGAATTTTTGCTTTAGCGGGATATAATGCAGGACCTCATCGAGTTAAGCGTTGGAGAGCGGTATCTAATGAGAAATTAGATGCCTATGCCTTTATTGAAGCGATTCCTTTTAAAGAAACAAGAGGTTATGTACAAAACATTTTAATGTTTGAAACGTATTACCGTAGCTTACTTGGGGAGAAAGGCCCTTTCTTATCTGTTAAAGAGCTTAATTTAGAGTATTAATTTTTTTAGATTAATTATAGAGTAGGGGACTTTAGAGTCCCCTTTCTTTTATCATTATATTGAGGATTGTATGTCTGGTTCAGCCAAATATTCAGATTGGTCGCAAGTTATGGCATTGATAGCAAATGCAGCAGAGCAAAATAAACATCAATCTTTATTAACGATGCTGATGACACCTGATGAGCGTGAAGCATTAATGGCTCGCGTTAACATATGTCATGAACTCTTGCAGGGTGATTTAAGTCAAAGACAAATAAGTCAGCTACTTGGTGTCGGGGTTGCAACGATTACACGAGGTTCAAATGAATTAAAAAGCCATACTGATGATGAAAAAGCATGGCTAATGGAAGTTCTTGAAGTGAGTGCTAAAAGCGATCAGGGTGCAAGAAAGGAATAAGTGCGAGAATTAACGCTTGCTGATAAACAGAACTTCTAGTCAATAGATTGTTTGTTAGCAAGCCAATAGCGCCACCTTTTTGCTTTATATTATCAGTATTGAATTGTTCATCCATTACCTCTCCAAGCTCCTTACCTGCACTTACCGCAACAATTATGGCTGGGGGGAGTGGTAAACTAGAAGAACGTGATTCTCCTATCTTTTTACCATTATCTACAATTATCCATGCAAACGTGGATGACTCTTCTATACCTGCTTCAAGCCCTACATAATATCTATTATTAGGATGTTGTTGCTTAGCATTATTGATTCGATTGATTGCCCCTTGTTTGGTTTCAGTGCAGCTCATCGGTTGATCTGGAACATTACTGCTGACGGATACGCCTTCAAAAGAGAAAGTGGTATCAGGAAAAACTAAAGTAAATGCCGCTTTTACTGCATTTATTTTTGCGGGGTTCAAAGAGGCAATAATCACATTCATTTTCTGCATCCAATTATTAAGTTAAAGGGATAGTTGTCGGAGTTACATTCTCTATTGGATAGCAACCAAGAACTTTTAAATATTGTGTAATTGACGTTAGTTCTTCAATGGCTGAATTCATTGCATCTGATTTTAAATGGGCTTCTAAATCAATATAAAACATTTCTTCCCACGGATTCCCCATGATAGGACGAGACTCTAATTTCGTCATATTAATACCGTATTTTCTTAGAACAAGTAAAGATTCAACAAGTGAGCCTGCATCTTGTGAAGTAGACATAATTAATGTCGTTTTCGCTGGTATTTGTTCCGAAACATCAACCGGTTTTCTTGCCACAACAATGAATCGAGTTTGATTTTCGGTTTGATTTGAGATGTTAGTAATGAGTTGTTGTAAGCTATATAATTTACCACTGTCGGAGTTTCCGATAGCAGCAACCGTCGGTGAATTAATATCTTTGACCATAATCATGGCATCAGCAGTGCTTGAGCAAGAAATGAGTTCTACGTTATCTAAACGATTTAGAAACTCACTACATTGCTGATGTGGTTGAGGGTGTGAGTAGAGTGTTGTTATTTGCTCTAACGACGTTTCAGAAGTCGTTAGCAAGCAATGGTCTATTTTTTGAGTTAACTCACCAACGATGTATAAACTGGTATGTTGCAGTAGGTCATAGACCTCGTTAATTGAGCCTGAGCTCGTATTCTCAATTGGTAATACTCCGTAATCAGCGTGGCCTGATTCAACAGTCTTAATGACTTCCCTAAAGTTTTCACAACCTAATTCAGCTAATTCAGTATTTTTCTTACTAAAATAACGACGACTAGCTAGGTTTGAATAAGATCCTTTAGAACCAAGATAGGCAACCCTGGCTATCGGCTTTCGACTTAATTCTGGATTGGCTAAATTTTGGAAGTATTCTTGTTGCAGTAAGACGGAATCTTCAATAATGGTATGAAAAATTTGAGTTATATAATGCGCATCTAAATCGAATGCTTTGCCATTTTTAATTAATTTTACCAATAATTGCTGTTCGCGTTTTGAATCACGCACAGGCTTTGAAGTTTGAACTTTGCTTTTTGCTACTTTTAGACTGAGTTTACGACGTTCAGAAAATAGCTTTAATAATTCATTATCAAGATCATTAAGGCGTAAACGTATATCGTCAAGGGAATAGTGAGTGTCAGTCATGGATAAGCAAACCTAGTAAATTAAGAGTTAATTCACAATAAAGGAAGAGGTAAGTTTGCGTCAAGAAAAAACAGCGCTCAAATGAGCGCTGTTTCAGAAAACGTGGAGTTGACTATTGTTCATATTCGTCTTCTAGTTCAACTTCTGGCTCTTCTACTACAGGAGCCTGAGCATGAGTCGCTCGACGAGCTTCGCTTTTATGTTGTAGCTTATCTAGTTGGCGTTCTAGTTTTTGGTACATCTCTCTAATTGTACCAAATAGGTCTTCTTGCTCAGCTGAGGCTGCAACTTTACCACCTGCAATTGTTACGTATGCTTCTACCTTGTGCTTACCATTTGAGCGTTTTGTTACGCTAGCATGACGTCCAATAATATCGAGATGTCTTTTTTCTTCTAATTTTTTAAATTTCCCTTCAATACGTTCACGGATGCCAGGAGTGATGTCGATGTTGTTGCCTGTAATTTCTACTTTCATATGATTTTCCTCTCGTTGCCCCGTTTGGCATGTATCCAGATTACGGATCCTCAGCAAAATTAAAGTGATCTAGATCACCTTTTTGAAGTGTTTTGTCTGGAAGGTAAATGAATGTGATCTCAGGCAAGGCCTTAGGATTTTTTTTGAAAAAAAACTTGATGAATTGAGCAAAGTAGGTAAATTGGAAAGGTTGGTTACTAGAAATGTTTGTTTTTAGGGGACGAATTCAACTGATTGTTTTCTTTGGTTAATTTTTAATCTCGCCTTCTTTGTTAGCGAGAACAGACAGAACACTATTCTTTTGATATAAAAAAGCAGCGCTTTGTTTGAGCGCTGCTTTTTTGTTTTTATCGTATTGCTTATTGTGGGTTTAATGCGATTAATTCTTCAGTACGTTGAATTGCATCATCCAGCTTTAGCTCTTTATATGCAGAAAGCATAATCGTTAATGATTTTCTTGCCGCCTCAGTGTCTGGGTAGGTTCTTTGTAATTCTTGACTACGATTAATTGCTGAAATCCATGCTTCTCTACGCAAATAAAAGTCTGCGGTAGCTAATTCGTAATCGGCTAAACGATTTTTTAACGCAAACATACGAGTTTGAGCATCTTCTGCATATAAACTATCAGGGTAACGCTCAAGTAAGCGTTTAAAATCTTTAAAGGCTGAACGTGCTGGTTCAGGATCTCGATCTGAACGATTAACTCTAAATAGATCATGCATAAAGCTTCTATCCTGAGCCATGTGAGTTAATCCTCTCATGTATAGCACCCAGTCCGCTTTGGGGTTTGTTGGGTTTAATCGATTAAATCGTTCAATGGTGGCTAAACCTAGAGCTAAGTCATCATTTTTGTAATATACGTAAATAAGATCGAGCTGAACCTGCTCTGAGTAGGCACCAAAAGGGTAGCGAGAATCCAATGCTTCAAGGCGTTCAACCGCACTTGTCCAATTACCGGCCTGTAACGATATTTGAGCCTGAGAATATAATTCTGATGGTGGGATATCAGGGATAACATCATCACTGCTTGAGCAACCAACCAGCAAAGATACGGCTAATAATGACGAAAGTGTTAAGCGTTTCATGCTTGAAAATGATCCTTGAATAAAAAAACTTAAGTTATCCATTACGAAAAGTGCCGTTAACAGATACAATGGTAGATAGTTTATTTCACTTATAGTGTTGATGATACCAAATATGATGTATTTGTTTGGTATTAGTACCACTAATTTAAAAAAAAGTTCGGTATGGCACAACAAATAGAATTAACAAGTACAGTAAAAGACAGTCAATTGGGTCAACGCTTGGATCAGGCGGCGGCTGAATTATTTTCTGATTTCTCTCGTTCACGCATCAAAGAGTGGGTACTTGCGGGTAGCATTTCTGTTAACGGCGAAGTGATCACTAAAGCTCGTGTAAAAATGATGGGCGGTGAAGAAATCGTAGTAAAAGCGGAATTAGAAGATGAAGAGCGTTGGTTAGCTCAAGATATCCCGCTTGAAATCGTATATGAAGATGATGACATATTAGTAATTAATAAGCCTCGTGATCTTGTTGTACATCCAGGTGCTGGTACGCCTGATGGCACAATACTGAATGCATTGTTGTTTCATTACCCAAGCATTGCAGAAGTACCTCGCGCAGGTATCGTGCACCGTCTAGATAAAGATACTACTGGTTTAATGGTAGTAGCTAA
The Aliivibrio salmonicida LFI1238 genome window above contains:
- the hpf gene encoding ribosome hibernation-promoting factor, HPF/YfiA family — its product is MKVEITGNNIDITPGIRERIEGKFKKLEEKRHLDIIGRHASVTKRSNGKHKVEAYVTIAGGKVAASAEQEDLFGTIREMYQKLERQLDKLQHKSEARRATHAQAPVVEEPEVELEDEYEQ
- the pheA gene encoding prephenate dehydratase, which produces MTDTHYSLDDIRLRLNDLDNELLKLFSERRKLSLKVAKSKVQTSKPVRDSKREQQLLVKLIKNGKAFDLDAHYITQIFHTIIEDSVLLQQEYFQNLANPELSRKPIARVAYLGSKGSYSNLASRRYFSKKNTELAELGCENFREVIKTVESGHADYGVLPIENTSSGSINEVYDLLQHTSLYIVGELTQKIDHCLLTTSETSLEQITTLYSHPQPHQQCSEFLNRLDNVELISCSSTADAMIMVKDINSPTVAAIGNSDSGKLYSLQQLITNISNQTENQTRFIVVARKPVDVSEQIPAKTTLIMSTSQDAGSLVESLLVLRKYGINMTKLESRPIMGNPWEEMFYIDLEAHLKSDAMNSAIEELTSITQYLKVLGCYPIENVTPTTIPLT
- the sltY gene encoding murein transglycosylase, which translates into the protein MKYSGHKLGMMAALCIGMSVHTAEALSIDESRVQYQEAKDLLTEKKFDEYKKVRASLDDYPLAPYLDYRELKMDLQAKTPDDIRLFRHAHQTLAIGNSLDYQYLVILGLNERWADFVDYFPQEPSSTNLQCYYYQAKNKLGDKKTAWKGAEKLWLTGSSVTYECDDLFSAWSDAGKLTDELIIERMLLVYKARNNNLFSYLEKMLSSEKAKIQAKHIVELFNEPDSLNEYSAKNEATEFTKQLTLISIEREARKNPKKAIEMLPELVKKQQFSSDEHIAIKKRIVSSIMSTDSASLAAWRDTELETNPEDSFVERRIRVAIRAADWNDVSKWIGYLTPSAKKSLRWQFWIARIESEEGKQSAADARLKKLLGQRDFYSVAAANILGEPIQYSMDKASKNTKAVAGKYKNELNRIKELIAIDEISTAKSEWEYLLVRSSKKEVKELASYAAQHRWHHFTVLATIKGKMWGYLSLRFPIAHQWWFGHYSKELGLDKITLMSLSRQESALYAEAQSPVGARGLMQIMPATAKYTAKKIDYDKYEGVSSLNNVDVNIHIGSNYLKGLLDDYDGNRIFALAGYNAGPHRVKRWRAVSNEKLDAYAFIEAIPFKETRGYVQNILMFETYYRSLLGEKGPFLSVKELNLEY
- the yjjX gene encoding inosine/xanthosine triphosphatase — encoded protein: MNVIIASLNPAKINAVKAAFTLVFPDTTFSFEGVSVSSNVPDQPMSCTETKQGAINRINNAKQQHPNNRYYVGLEAGIEESSTFAWIIVDNGKKIGESRSSSLPLPPAIIVAVSAGKELGEVMDEQFNTDNIKQKGGAIGLLTNNLLTRSSVYQQALILALIPFLHPDRF
- the trpR gene encoding trp operon repressor — protein: MSGSAKYSDWSQVMALIANAAEQNKHQSLLTMLMTPDEREALMARVNICHELLQGDLSQRQISQLLGVGVATITRGSNELKSHTDDEKAWLMEVLEVSAKSDQGARKE
- the bamD gene encoding outer membrane protein assembly factor BamD, producing MKRLTLSSLLAVSLLVGCSSSDDVIPDIPPSELYSQAQISLQAGNWTSAVERLEALDSRYPFGAYSEQVQLDLIYVYYKNDDLALGLATIERFNRLNPTNPKADWVLYMRGLTHMAQDRSFMHDLFRVNRSDRDPEPARSAFKDFKRLLERYPDSLYAEDAQTRMFALKNRLADYELATADFYLRREAWISAINRSQELQRTYPDTEAARKSLTIMLSAYKELKLDDAIQRTEELIALNPQ